A genome region from Terriglobia bacterium includes the following:
- a CDS encoding EutN/CcmL family microcompartment protein translates to MILGRVVGTVVTTIGHWDYKNRRLLVVQPLGLQEAAPDEDFIALDSTQAGIGDTVLVNREGNGARQVLRNPDACVISVIVGIVDSVYIRD, encoded by the coding sequence ATGATTCTGGGCAGAGTTGTTGGCACTGTGGTGACGACCATCGGCCACTGGGACTACAAGAACCGGCGCTTGCTGGTGGTGCAGCCGCTCGGTCTGCAAGAAGCGGCGCCCGACGAGGATTTTATCGCCCTCGACAGCACACAGGCGGGCATCGGCGACACCGTCCTGGTGAATCGGGAAGGGAACGGCGCCCGCCAGGTGCTGCGGAATCCGGATGCCTGCGTCATTTCGGTCATCGTAGGCATAGTTGACTCGGTGTATATTAGGGACTGA
- a CDS encoding aldehyde dehydrogenase family protein encodes MMLDKDLSSIQEARDLANAAHEAWKAWRQASQAEVDRVCGAMAEAGYQASERLGRLAQEETGYGVAAHKKLKNEFGSRLIWESIRDLKTVGVMRHDPGRRLYEIACPMGVVAGLVPSTNPTSTAFNKVLIAVKARNAIVISPHPAAARCTHDAVHTMAVAAEKAGAPGGLIGCMQQISLQGTQELMSHKHTAVILATGGTPMVRAAHSTGKPAYGVGPGNVPVYVDRSADIEKAARYIVASKAFDCSTICATEQSVIADQPIAGRFADLMRAEGAYFTDEQETGALRDAVFHADGTVNTAVVGKPAAYVAGYAGLTIPADTRILVTPLKKVGKAEPLSQEKLTTVLGWYVADGWERGCENSIAIIESGGRGHTQIIYANDDRIIMAFGLEKPVFRILVNTMGTLGAIGLTTGVMPSLTLGPGGLGGAITGDNITASHLINIKRLAYETVAPPLAAFSPGEVPAGPSAGEIERVVRQAVGEILESTRYV; translated from the coding sequence ATGATGCTCGACAAGGACCTTTCCTCAATCCAAGAGGCGCGCGATCTGGCAAACGCCGCGCATGAGGCCTGGAAGGCCTGGAGGCAGGCGTCGCAGGCAGAGGTCGATCGCGTCTGCGGAGCCATGGCGGAAGCCGGCTATCAGGCATCCGAACGGCTCGGACGCCTGGCGCAGGAAGAAACCGGATACGGCGTCGCTGCCCATAAAAAACTGAAAAACGAGTTCGGCTCGCGCCTGATCTGGGAAAGCATCCGCGATTTGAAAACCGTGGGCGTGATGCGCCATGATCCCGGCCGCCGCCTCTACGAAATCGCCTGCCCGATGGGAGTAGTGGCCGGATTGGTGCCCTCCACCAATCCCACTTCGACGGCCTTCAACAAGGTACTGATCGCCGTCAAGGCGCGCAATGCGATCGTCATTTCCCCCCATCCGGCGGCGGCTCGCTGCACGCACGATGCGGTGCACACCATGGCGGTAGCGGCCGAAAAAGCCGGTGCACCCGGGGGATTGATCGGATGTATGCAGCAAATCTCGTTGCAGGGCACGCAGGAGTTGATGAGTCACAAACACACTGCGGTGATCCTGGCAACCGGTGGCACTCCCATGGTGCGTGCCGCTCATTCCACGGGTAAGCCGGCCTACGGCGTCGGACCGGGGAACGTGCCGGTCTACGTGGACCGGAGCGCGGATATCGAAAAGGCCGCCCGTTATATTGTCGCCTCCAAGGCCTTCGACTGCTCCACGATCTGTGCCACCGAACAATCTGTGATTGCCGACCAGCCCATCGCCGGCCGGTTCGCCGATCTGATGCGGGCAGAAGGCGCCTATTTTACAGACGAACAGGAAACCGGCGCCTTGCGCGACGCGGTATTCCACGCGGACGGCACCGTCAACACGGCCGTGGTCGGGAAACCGGCTGCGTATGTTGCTGGTTACGCCGGCCTGACAATTCCAGCCGACACGCGCATTCTGGTAACACCGCTCAAGAAAGTCGGCAAGGCGGAACCGCTTTCCCAGGAGAAGCTGACCACCGTCCTCGGATGGTATGTGGCCGACGGTTGGGAGCGAGGCTGCGAGAATTCCATTGCCATTATTGAAAGCGGAGGCCGCGGCCACACCCAGATCATCTACGCCAACGATGACCGCATCATCATGGCCTTCGGCCTGGAAAAACCGGTTTTCCGCATCCTGGTGAACACCATGGGCACCCTGGGCGCAATCGGGTTGACCACCGGCGTGATGCCGTCGTTGACCCTCGGTCCCGGCGGCTTGGGGGGCGCAATCACGGGCGACAACATCACCGCTTCGCACCTGATCAATATCAAGCGGCTGGCATACGAGACGGTGGCTCCGCCGCTGGCGGCGTTTTCGCCCGGTGAAGTTCCCGCCGGGCCTTCGGCAGGGGAAATTGAGCGGGTCGTCCGCCAGGCTGTCGGTGAGATTCTGGAAAGCACACGGTATGTCTGA
- the eutM gene encoding ethanolamine utilization microcompartment protein EutM produces the protein MALDSSLIALGMVETRGLVGAIEAADAMVKAANVVLIGSEYVGGGYVTVMVRGDVGAVKAATDAGAAAAKRVGELASVHVIPRPHADVEMILPKSSKGNFGGRSPEGK, from the coding sequence ATGGCTTTAGACAGTTCTTTGATCGCTCTTGGAATGGTGGAGACGCGCGGTCTGGTCGGCGCCATCGAAGCCGCCGATGCCATGGTAAAGGCTGCCAACGTGGTTCTGATCGGCTCGGAATATGTGGGGGGCGGCTACGTGACCGTGATGGTGCGCGGAGATGTCGGCGCCGTCAAAGCGGCTACCGATGCCGGCGCGGCAGCCGCGAAGCGGGTGGGCGAGCTGGCCTCAGTCCACGTCATTCCCAGGCCGCATGCCGATGTCGAGATGATTCTGCCGAAGAGCAGCAAGGGCAACTTCGGCGGGCGTTCTCCGGAAGGCAAATAG
- the eutJ gene encoding ethanolamine utilization protein EutJ yields the protein MSRDEYLARAEAAILPRRLSETAPPLRIDPGRKLRVGVDLGTAYLVLAVLAEDGIPLAGEWQFAQVVRDGLVVDFIGATELLRGMKKRVERRLGRELTHAAGGFPPGVPPVEARAKAHVIEAAGMDCTGSIDEPTAANNVLLLREGAIVDVGGGTTGIAVVREGRVVYTADEPTGGTHFSLVIAGALNISFEEAEALKVTAREQPRLLPLVRPVMERVASITLRHVKDWNAGSITLVGGSSSFLGMADVVGDYTRIATEVPPNPLFVTPLGMALHDQAR from the coding sequence ATGAGCCGCGACGAGTATCTGGCCCGGGCGGAAGCTGCAATCCTGCCCAGGCGACTCTCGGAGACGGCTCCGCCTTTGAGGATCGATCCGGGCCGGAAGCTGCGTGTGGGCGTCGATCTGGGCACCGCCTACCTGGTGCTCGCCGTACTGGCTGAGGATGGTATCCCGCTGGCCGGTGAATGGCAGTTTGCCCAGGTGGTGCGCGACGGTCTCGTGGTCGACTTTATTGGCGCGACCGAACTGCTGAGGGGCATGAAAAAACGCGTGGAGCGGCGCCTGGGCCGGGAGCTGACTCATGCTGCCGGCGGCTTTCCGCCCGGAGTGCCGCCCGTCGAGGCGCGGGCCAAGGCGCACGTGATCGAAGCCGCGGGGATGGATTGCACGGGCTCCATCGACGAGCCGACGGCCGCGAACAATGTGCTCCTTCTCCGCGAAGGTGCGATCGTCGACGTGGGCGGCGGCACGACGGGCATTGCGGTTGTGCGGGAGGGACGCGTGGTCTACACGGCGGATGAGCCTACCGGTGGCACGCACTTCTCCCTGGTGATTGCCGGTGCGCTCAATATCAGCTTCGAGGAAGCCGAAGCGCTCAAGGTCACGGCGAGAGAGCAGCCCCGCCTGCTGCCGCTGGTGCGTCCCGTGATGGAAAGAGTGGCGAGCATCACGCTCCGCCACGTAAAGGACTGGAATGCAGGATCCATCACCCTGGTCGGCGGCAGCTCGTCGTTCCTGGGGATGGCGGATGTCGTCGGCGACTACACCCGGATCGCGACAGAAGTGCCGCCCAATCCGTTGTTCGTCACGCCGCTGGGCATGGCGCTTCACGACCAGGCCCGATAA
- a CDS encoding EutN/CcmL family microcompartment protein: MLFGKVRGTAVCTIKYPGTEGLKLLVVQPLNKKLEPLGSLQVAADVVHAGIGDLCVMVRSREAALAMPDVKFVPIDLALVGVVDELTVRPDDEFDWIMRPGWNQYT, translated from the coding sequence ATGCTGTTCGGCAAAGTCAGAGGCACGGCGGTTTGCACCATCAAATACCCGGGAACGGAGGGCCTGAAGTTGCTCGTGGTCCAGCCGCTGAACAAGAAACTCGAGCCGTTGGGATCGCTGCAAGTGGCGGCGGATGTGGTTCATGCCGGCATCGGTGACCTTTGCGTGATGGTGAGGTCGCGCGAAGCCGCTCTGGCAATGCCTGACGTGAAATTTGTGCCCATCGACCTGGCGCTGGTCGGGGTTGTCGACGAACTCACGGTCCGCCCGGACGACGAGTTCGACTGGATCATGCGGCCCGGCTGGAACCAGTACACCTGA
- the rpiB gene encoding ribose 5-phosphate isomerase B, giving the protein MNDSADPEIHRIVQRVLDQALGLSRQTTKPAGSSAQAQPQAPIESQPRDRNVVAIGADHGGFELKEILKAELPGLGFDVVDVGTHSKDAVDYPDIAHEVANLVSAGKAWRGIIIDGAGIGSCIVANKIPGVRAGMAYDHSSAVNSREHNDTNVLTLGAGLLGVNLAKQIVQTWLSTVFGGGRHARRVDKIVAIEKLYLK; this is encoded by the coding sequence ATGAACGACAGCGCTGATCCAGAAATCCACCGGATCGTGCAGCGGGTGCTAGACCAGGCACTCGGTCTTTCCCGCCAAACCACGAAACCTGCCGGCAGCTCCGCTCAAGCTCAACCCCAAGCCCCGATCGAATCCCAACCCCGGGACCGTAACGTAGTGGCGATCGGAGCGGACCATGGCGGCTTTGAACTCAAGGAGATTCTCAAGGCAGAACTGCCCGGGTTGGGATTCGATGTCGTCGACGTCGGCACCCACAGCAAGGACGCCGTGGATTACCCTGATATTGCGCACGAGGTTGCCAACCTGGTCAGCGCAGGCAAAGCCTGGCGCGGGATCATCATCGACGGGGCCGGTATCGGCAGTTGCATCGTAGCCAACAAGATCCCCGGCGTGCGCGCGGGCATGGCCTACGACCACTCCTCCGCGGTGAACAGCCGCGAACACAATGATACCAACGTACTGACACTCGGTGCCGGGCTGCTCGGAGTGAACCTCGCCAAACAGATCGTGCAAACCTGGCTTTCCACCGTCTTCGGCGGCGGACGCCACGCGCGGCGCGTCGACAAGATCGTGGCGATCGAGAAGCTTTATCTAAAGTAG
- a CDS encoding HAD-IC family P-type ATPase — protein sequence MTFLGFLVFHDPPKPGIIDTIHQLEQLGIALKIITGDNHLVAANLSQQMGLTGAQIVTGPELREMSDPALLRRVSEVQIFAEVEPNQKERIILALKKAGHVVGYMGDGINDASALHTADVGISVQGAVDVAKAAADIVLLEMDLGVLVQGVREGRVTFANTLKYVFMTTSANFGNMFSMAGAPLSLPFLPLLPKQILLTNLLTDFPEMTIATDSVDREWVDQPRRWDLKFIRKFMLVFGPVSSVFDYLTFGVLPWLLHATPGQFQTGWFLESVVSASVIVLVIRTRKPFFRSRPGKQLLMATLLIVALTLVLPLTPLAVIFAFEQLPWSFLSVLAVIMLLYVLAAEAAKHLLYRKRGFAHAAPRLGESPVK from the coding sequence ATGACGTTTCTGGGATTCCTGGTGTTTCATGATCCCCCGAAACCCGGAATCATCGATACCATCCACCAATTGGAGCAACTCGGGATTGCGCTGAAGATCATTACCGGTGATAACCATCTGGTCGCAGCCAATCTCAGTCAACAGATGGGATTGACCGGGGCGCAGATCGTCACCGGCCCCGAGCTTCGCGAAATGAGTGACCCGGCTTTGCTCCGGCGGGTGAGCGAGGTGCAGATCTTTGCCGAGGTCGAGCCGAACCAAAAGGAGCGCATCATCCTGGCCCTGAAGAAAGCGGGCCATGTCGTCGGGTACATGGGTGACGGGATCAATGATGCTTCGGCGCTCCATACGGCCGACGTGGGTATTTCGGTTCAGGGAGCTGTGGATGTGGCCAAAGCGGCGGCCGACATCGTGCTGCTGGAAATGGACCTGGGCGTCCTGGTCCAGGGCGTGCGTGAAGGGAGGGTAACGTTCGCCAACACGCTCAAGTATGTCTTCATGACCACCAGCGCCAATTTCGGCAACATGTTCAGCATGGCCGGCGCCCCCCTCTCTCTGCCCTTCCTTCCCTTGCTGCCGAAGCAGATTCTGCTCACAAATCTTCTGACCGACTTTCCGGAAATGACCATTGCGACCGACAGTGTGGATCGCGAATGGGTGGACCAGCCCCGGCGCTGGGACCTCAAATTCATCCGCAAATTCATGCTTGTCTTCGGTCCGGTAAGCTCGGTGTTTGACTACCTTACCTTTGGCGTGCTTCCGTGGTTGCTGCACGCCACGCCCGGTCAATTCCAGACCGGCTGGTTTCTGGAGTCTGTGGTTTCAGCATCGGTGATCGTGCTCGTCATCCGTACGCGCAAGCCATTCTTCCGGAGCCGGCCCGGGAAGCAGCTGTTGATGGCCACTCTGTTGATTGTGGCGTTAACGCTGGTTCTCCCGCTGACACCGCTGGCCGTGATTTTCGCGTTCGAGCAGCTGCCGTGGTCGTTTCTGTCGGTGCTGGCAGTCATTATGCTGCTCTACGTTCTCGCTGCCGAGGCGGCCAAGCATCTGCTGTACAGGAAACGCGGATTCGCGCATGCCGCCCCCCGACTTGGTGAATCGCCGGTCAAGTGA
- a CDS encoding EutN/CcmL family microcompartment protein: MLIAKVVGTTVSTIKDEKLVGRKLLIVRQTDESGNPVGKPYVAVDTVDAGAGDLVLTCAGSSARQTAITKDTPVDAVIMSVIDSLEVDGAIVFRKA, translated from the coding sequence ATGTTGATCGCCAAGGTGGTGGGAACGACGGTCTCAACGATCAAAGACGAGAAACTGGTGGGCCGCAAACTGCTTATTGTCCGGCAGACAGATGAAAGCGGCAACCCGGTCGGGAAGCCTTACGTGGCGGTCGACACCGTAGATGCGGGCGCCGGCGACCTGGTGCTTACCTGTGCCGGTTCCTCCGCCCGGCAGACGGCCATTACCAAAGACACCCCCGTGGATGCAGTGATCATGTCCGTCATAGATTCACTGGAAGTGGATGGAGCCATAGTGTTTCGAAAAGCGTGA
- a CDS encoding 8-oxoguanine deaminase, protein MPSLLVRHAELLVTMDANRRCISDGGLFLRDNIIEQVGPTTELAVEADRVINAQGMILLPGLVNTHHHLCQTLTRAVPAAQDATLFEWLATLYPIWARLTPEAIHTSALVGLGELILSGCTTASDHLYIYPNGCRIDDEIQAAQALGIRFHASRGSMSLGQSKGGLPPDRVVEDEDFILADTRRAIETYHDSRPNAMLRIVVAPCSPFSVTPDLMREAALLARSYGVHLHTHLAETKDEERFCLGKFGHRPVPYAENLGWVGNDVWYAHGVHVNQSEIALLARTGTGVCHCPSSNMRLASGIAPVREYMDAGVRLGLGVDGSASNDSSHLLAEARMALLLQRVSGNPAALSAGEALWLATVGGARVLGRDDIGQLAPGKAADLIGFRLNRLDFAGAQHDPMAALVFCTPQRVDLSIVNGKLIVEDGNLLTVDLLPVIERHNRIARRLVRGD, encoded by the coding sequence ATGCCGTCGCTGCTTGTGAGACACGCTGAGCTGCTGGTCACGATGGATGCAAACCGCCGCTGCATTTCCGATGGCGGCTTGTTTCTGCGCGACAACATCATCGAGCAGGTCGGGCCGACGACAGAGCTGGCGGTTGAGGCTGACCGCGTGATCAACGCCCAAGGGATGATCCTCCTGCCGGGATTGGTGAATACTCATCACCATCTCTGTCAGACCCTGACCCGGGCAGTTCCGGCAGCTCAGGACGCAACCCTTTTCGAGTGGCTTGCTACCCTTTACCCCATCTGGGCCCGATTGACCCCGGAGGCCATCCATACCAGTGCGCTGGTTGGCCTGGGTGAATTGATCCTGTCCGGCTGCACCACCGCCTCTGATCACCTGTATATCTACCCGAACGGCTGCCGCATCGACGACGAAATCCAGGCCGCGCAAGCGCTCGGCATACGTTTCCATGCCAGCCGTGGATCGATGAGCCTCGGGCAGAGCAAGGGCGGGCTGCCTCCGGATCGCGTGGTGGAGGACGAGGATTTTATTCTCGCGGACACGCGCCGGGCCATCGAGACGTATCACGACTCCAGGCCGAATGCGATGCTGCGGATCGTCGTCGCCCCGTGTTCCCCTTTTTCGGTAACCCCCGATCTGATGCGGGAAGCAGCTCTTCTGGCGCGCTCCTACGGCGTGCACCTGCACACTCACCTGGCGGAGACGAAGGACGAGGAGCGGTTTTGCCTGGGCAAGTTCGGGCACCGGCCCGTGCCGTATGCCGAGAACCTGGGTTGGGTCGGAAACGATGTCTGGTACGCACATGGAGTCCATGTCAACCAGTCGGAGATCGCGCTGTTGGCGCGCACCGGCACAGGCGTGTGTCACTGCCCCAGTTCCAACATGCGCCTGGCATCGGGAATCGCCCCGGTTCGTGAGTATATGGATGCCGGAGTCCGCCTGGGATTGGGAGTGGATGGATCTGCCAGCAATGACTCATCCCACCTCCTTGCCGAGGCGCGCATGGCGCTGCTGCTGCAGCGTGTGTCAGGAAATCCGGCGGCCCTTTCGGCCGGCGAAGCCCTCTGGCTGGCCACGGTCGGGGGCGCGCGCGTGCTGGGCCGCGACGATATCGGCCAACTGGCGCCGGGCAAGGCGGCCGACTTGATCGGCTTCCGCCTGAACCGGCTCGATTTTGCCGGGGCGCAGCACGACCCGATGGCGGCGCTGGTGTTCTGCACGCCGCAGCGCGTCGATCTATCCATCGTCAATGGCAAACTGATCGTGGAAGACGGCAACCTGCTGACCGTCGACCTGCTGCCGGTGATCGAGCGGCACAACCGCATCGCCCGCCGCCTGGTCAGGGGCGATTGA
- the deoC gene encoding deoxyribose-phosphate aldolase: protein MGLAKTIDHTLLKPDATPDQIAQLCFEARKYGFASVCINPAWVKLCAQLLQGSPVKVCTVIGFPLGATAPEVKAFECQNALEHGATEIDMVINIGALKAGDLELVAKDIRGVVAAAHARGAIVKVIIEAVLLNDEEKTIACLLSKEAGADFVKTSTGFAGGGATVHDVALMRRVVGPEMGVKAAGGVRTYADAESMIKAGATRIGASAGVKIIQGPGGEKAAAAPAGKTY, encoded by the coding sequence ATGGGCCTGGCGAAGACGATCGATCACACATTGCTCAAGCCCGATGCGACCCCGGACCAGATTGCCCAGCTCTGCTTCGAGGCGCGCAAGTACGGTTTTGCCTCGGTGTGCATCAATCCTGCCTGGGTGAAACTGTGCGCCCAGCTGCTTCAGGGGTCTCCGGTGAAGGTCTGCACGGTGATCGGGTTTCCGCTGGGAGCGACGGCGCCTGAGGTCAAGGCTTTTGAATGCCAGAACGCTCTCGAACACGGCGCCACCGAAATCGACATGGTCATCAATATCGGCGCGCTGAAAGCGGGCGACCTGGAACTGGTCGCAAAGGACATCCGGGGGGTCGTGGCAGCGGCTCACGCCCGCGGGGCCATCGTCAAGGTCATCATTGAAGCTGTCCTCCTGAACGACGAGGAAAAGACGATCGCCTGTCTGCTCTCGAAAGAAGCCGGGGCGGATTTTGTAAAGACCTCCACCGGTTTTGCCGGTGGCGGCGCGACGGTGCACGACGTGGCGCTCATGCGGCGGGTAGTGGGACCGGAGATGGGTGTGAAAGCAGCGGGTGGCGTCCGCACCTATGCGGACGCTGAAAGCATGATCAAGGCCGGAGCGACGCGCATCGGTGCCAGCGCCGGGGTGAAGATCATACAAGGCCCCGGCGGCGAGAAAGCCGCAGCAGCGCCTGCCGGCAAGACTTATTAG
- the hydA gene encoding dihydropyrimidinase produces MSIILRNGRVVTADRDYMADIYIEKEVISAIGANLRVQADRVIDATGKYLIPGGVDVHTHLDMPIGGTVSSDDFETGTRAAAFGGTTCLIDFAIQSRGMRMRTALDMWLRKGEKATVDYGLHMIVTDLPEAHLGDLDQMVRAGVTSFKLFMAYPDLLMVDDGTIFRAMRQTIKNGGLVCIHAENGDVIELLVREAIVAGRTAPRHHALTRPAGAEAEAVNRAIALAEMAGARVYIVHLSSAPALESIVAARARAHPVFAETCPQYLLLSIEDLDRPGFEGAKYVFSPPPREKWHQDKLWEGLRQNTLQTVATDHCPVFFREKVAGARASFAKIPNGGPGIEHRLQLLHHYGVNQGRITLNRWVEITSTAPAKIFGLYPRKGAIAVGSDADIVIWDPRQAYTISARTHHMRVDYSMFEGFEVRGNAETVLSRGEVVVHKQEWFGTTGRGRFIERSESKPDLDVDDEV; encoded by the coding sequence ATGTCCATCATCCTCCGGAATGGGCGCGTTGTCACAGCGGATCGGGACTACATGGCCGACATTTACATCGAGAAGGAAGTAATCTCGGCCATTGGGGCGAACCTCAGGGTTCAGGCCGACAGAGTCATCGATGCAACGGGAAAGTACCTGATACCCGGCGGCGTGGATGTCCACACCCACCTGGACATGCCCATCGGCGGCACGGTCTCGAGCGATGATTTTGAAACCGGCACGCGCGCGGCTGCTTTCGGCGGGACCACCTGCCTCATCGACTTCGCCATCCAATCGAGGGGAATGAGGATGCGCACTGCCCTCGACATGTGGCTGCGGAAGGGGGAGAAGGCGACCGTTGACTACGGCCTCCACATGATTGTCACCGATCTGCCCGAAGCGCATCTGGGGGACTTGGACCAGATGGTGCGCGCCGGTGTGACCAGCTTCAAGCTGTTCATGGCCTATCCGGATCTGCTGATGGTGGATGACGGCACGATCTTTCGCGCCATGCGGCAGACGATAAAAAACGGCGGCCTGGTCTGTATTCACGCAGAGAATGGTGATGTCATCGAGTTGCTGGTGCGGGAGGCGATCGTTGCCGGGAGGACAGCGCCCCGGCATCATGCACTCACGAGGCCCGCCGGCGCTGAAGCCGAGGCCGTGAACCGGGCGATCGCGCTGGCAGAGATGGCGGGCGCGCGCGTCTATATTGTCCACCTGTCATCCGCCCCTGCGCTGGAGAGCATCGTCGCCGCCCGCGCTCGCGCGCATCCGGTGTTTGCAGAAACCTGCCCGCAATATCTGCTGCTCTCGATCGAAGACCTCGACCGGCCGGGCTTCGAGGGCGCAAAGTATGTGTTCTCGCCGCCCCCACGCGAAAAATGGCATCAGGACAAACTGTGGGAAGGACTCCGCCAGAACACCCTGCAGACTGTCGCCACTGACCACTGTCCGGTTTTTTTCCGGGAGAAAGTGGCGGGTGCACGCGCGAGCTTCGCCAAGATTCCCAACGGCGGTCCCGGCATCGAGCATCGCCTGCAGCTGCTTCATCATTATGGTGTGAACCAGGGGCGCATCACTCTGAATCGTTGGGTGGAAATCACGTCGACGGCGCCGGCAAAGATCTTCGGGCTCTACCCGCGCAAAGGTGCCATCGCCGTGGGGAGCGATGCGGACATCGTCATCTGGGACCCCCGTCAGGCGTACACGATCTCTGCGCGCACCCATCACATGCGTGTGGATTACTCCATGTTTGAGGGATTCGAGGTCAGGGGAAATGCGGAAACAGTCCTGTCACGAGGCGAGGTGGTGGTACATAAACAAGAGTGGTTCGGCACGACAGGGCGAGGCCGGTTCATCGAGCGCAGCGAATCGAAACCTGATCTTGACGTTGACGATGAAGTGTAG
- a CDS encoding GntR family transcriptional regulator yields the protein MPDIVDPNDFLPRYYQLANILRERIAKGELPAREPIPSERQLEKDFSVSRTTIRQAIDLLVRQGFLYREHGRGTFVSPQKLQKGISELTSFTEDMKRRGIVPGQKILEIGYVKPPGDVCCHLELPPDFERVLCIERLRLGDGAPMGLQTSYYVLPEGETITRQELDEYGSTYRILQEKFHLIPTEADETLEVASATPREAFLLQIEPGSPLLLSERTTYSQYRRVIEFVRILYRGDRYRYFAKLTR from the coding sequence ATGCCAGATATTGTTGATCCCAACGATTTTCTACCCAGATACTACCAGCTCGCGAACATCCTGCGCGAACGGATCGCGAAAGGGGAACTGCCGGCGCGCGAGCCCATTCCCTCCGAGCGGCAGCTGGAAAAGGATTTCTCCGTCAGCCGGACGACGATCCGGCAAGCTATAGACCTCCTGGTCCGGCAGGGCTTTCTCTATCGCGAGCATGGCCGGGGAACCTTTGTCTCACCGCAGAAGCTGCAAAAGGGGATTTCCGAACTTACCAGCTTCACCGAGGACATGAAGAGACGCGGCATCGTTCCCGGGCAGAAAATACTGGAAATCGGATATGTCAAGCCTCCCGGTGATGTCTGCTGCCACCTGGAGCTGCCGCCGGATTTCGAAAGAGTCCTGTGCATCGAGCGCTTGCGATTGGGTGACGGCGCGCCCATGGGTCTGCAGACTTCCTACTATGTGCTGCCCGAGGGGGAGACCATCACGCGCCAGGAACTGGATGAATATGGATCGACTTATAGGATCCTCCAGGAGAAATTTCACCTGATCCCGACGGAAGCAGACGAAACTCTTGAAGTTGCCTCGGCGACGCCCCGCGAAGCGTTCCTTCTGCAGATAGAACCTGGCAGCCCATTGCTTCTCAGCGAGCGCACCACCTATTCGCAGTACCGGCGCGTGATCGAATTTGTCCGAATCCTCTATCGCGGCGACCGTTATCGCTACTTCGCCAAACTGACCCGATAG